A genomic stretch from Thauera sp. GDN1 includes:
- a CDS encoding Hpt domain-containing protein, with protein MPEQPKAHFDPAALCADLCGSMSAVVKVLETFEPWLEDMRARLNTAVGARDMPQVSALAHALRGSLAQLRSQAAVERVHALEALCKTEPGILLPADHPDLLALDLELDALAAEVAQFLTAARSAAQAGPHDPA; from the coding sequence GTGCCCGAGCAGCCGAAGGCCCATTTCGACCCGGCCGCCCTGTGCGCCGACCTGTGCGGCAGCATGTCCGCCGTGGTCAAGGTGCTGGAGACCTTCGAACCCTGGCTCGAGGACATGCGCGCCCGGCTGAACACCGCGGTCGGCGCGCGTGACATGCCCCAGGTCTCCGCACTCGCCCACGCCCTGCGCGGCAGCCTCGCCCAGCTGCGGTCGCAAGCGGCGGTCGAACGCGTGCACGCACTCGAGGCGCTGTGCAAGACCGAGCCGGGAATCCTGCTGCCCGCCGATCATCCGGACCTGCTGGCCCTCGACCTGGAACTCGACGCGCTTGCCGCCGAGGTCGCGCAATTCCTCACCGCCGCCCGCTCCGCGGCGCAGGCGGGACCACACGATCCGGCATAA
- a CDS encoding TetR/AcrR family transcriptional regulator, giving the protein MEQLIDCKRGDARRLQILAAAARCFCEHGFHGASISQISKAAGMSPGHIYHYFENKDAIIGAIVAQDLEHRLALTEILREVANTRCGLRAHVAEAITKQLDPYAAALKVEIVAEAGRNPKVAQIVREADAVGRKGLAAAIREIRSRSGYIDDESIIEGIVELFSALFGGVLLRSITNPGLDSEALTSRIVRIIEATLYANRI; this is encoded by the coding sequence ATGGAACAGCTCATTGACTGCAAGCGTGGCGATGCGCGTCGCCTGCAGATCCTGGCGGCCGCAGCGCGTTGCTTCTGCGAACACGGATTTCACGGTGCCAGCATCTCGCAGATCTCGAAAGCCGCCGGCATGAGTCCGGGGCACATCTACCATTACTTCGAGAACAAGGATGCAATCATCGGGGCCATCGTTGCGCAGGATCTCGAGCATCGGCTTGCACTGACCGAGATTCTTCGTGAGGTTGCCAATACCCGATGTGGACTGCGAGCGCACGTTGCCGAAGCCATCACGAAACAACTTGACCCCTATGCGGCGGCGTTGAAGGTCGAGATCGTTGCGGAGGCCGGGCGGAATCCGAAAGTCGCGCAGATCGTGAGAGAGGCGGATGCTGTCGGGCGGAAGGGGCTTGCCGCAGCCATACGTGAGATCCGGTCGCGATCAGGCTACATCGACGATGAGTCCATCATCGAAGGGATCGTGGAGCTCTTCTCGGCGTTGTTCGGAGGCGTCCTTCTTCGCAGCATCACCAATCCGGGGCTCGATTCGGAGGCTTTGACCAGCCGGATCGTCCGCATCATCGAGGCAACGCTTTACGCAAACAGGATCTGA
- a CDS encoding electron transfer flavoprotein-ubiquinone oxidoreductase, translated as MERESMEFDVLIVGGGPAGLSAAIRLKQLAAGKGQEISVCLIEKAAEIGAHILSGAVMDPKALTELIPNWKEQGAPLNTEVTEDKVLFLSETGARQAPNGLLPDCLVNHGNYIVRLGNVVKWLGEQAEVAGVEVYPGFAGAEILYDEAGAVKGVATGDMGLNRDGTPGPHHQLGMELHAKYTLFAEGCRGHLGKQLEARFNLRDGVDPQTYGIGIKELWEVKPEMHRPGLVVHTAGWPMDNRTYGGGFLYHLEDNLVALGFVVGLNYENPHLSPFEEMQRWKTHPEIRKYLEGGKRLQYGARAIAAGGLQSLPKLVFPGGGLIGDDAGFLNAARIKGSHAAIKSGMLAAEAAFEALAQDRQRDALEAYPAAFQCSWLHAELHKTRNFKPYMKKGLVLGSLLFGIDQVLFKGKVPWTLHNTADHDKLKPAAACAKIAYPKPDGVLTFDRLSSVFLSNTNHEEEQPCHLQLKDASVPIAINLAKYDAPEQRYCPAGVYEIVQAEAGPRLQINAQNCVHCKTCDIKDPTQNINWVVPQGGEGPIYQGM; from the coding sequence ATCGAACGCGAGTCGATGGAATTCGACGTGCTGATCGTCGGCGGCGGCCCCGCGGGGCTGTCGGCCGCGATCCGCCTGAAGCAGCTGGCCGCCGGGAAGGGCCAGGAGATCTCGGTGTGCCTGATCGAGAAGGCGGCCGAGATCGGCGCCCACATCCTGTCGGGCGCGGTGATGGACCCCAAGGCGCTCACCGAGCTGATCCCGAACTGGAAGGAACAGGGCGCGCCGCTCAACACCGAAGTCACCGAGGACAAGGTGCTGTTCCTGTCCGAGACCGGCGCCCGCCAGGCCCCCAACGGCCTGCTGCCCGACTGCCTCGTGAACCACGGCAACTACATCGTCCGCCTGGGCAACGTCGTGAAGTGGCTTGGCGAGCAGGCCGAAGTCGCCGGCGTCGAGGTCTATCCGGGCTTCGCCGGCGCCGAGATCCTCTATGACGAGGCCGGCGCGGTGAAGGGCGTGGCCACCGGCGACATGGGTCTGAACCGAGACGGCACCCCCGGTCCGCATCACCAGCTCGGCATGGAGCTGCACGCCAAGTACACGCTGTTCGCCGAGGGCTGCCGCGGCCACCTCGGCAAGCAGCTCGAGGCGAGGTTCAACCTACGCGACGGCGTCGACCCCCAGACCTACGGCATCGGCATCAAGGAGCTGTGGGAGGTCAAGCCCGAGATGCATCGCCCCGGCCTGGTCGTGCACACCGCCGGCTGGCCGATGGACAACCGCACCTATGGCGGCGGCTTCCTCTACCACCTCGAGGACAACCTGGTCGCGCTCGGCTTCGTGGTCGGGCTCAACTACGAGAACCCGCACCTGTCGCCGTTCGAGGAGATGCAGCGCTGGAAGACCCACCCCGAGATCCGCAAGTACCTGGAAGGCGGCAAGCGCCTGCAGTACGGCGCGCGCGCGATTGCCGCCGGCGGCCTGCAGAGCCTGCCCAAGCTGGTGTTCCCGGGCGGCGGGCTGATCGGCGACGACGCCGGTTTCCTGAACGCAGCGCGCATCAAGGGCAGCCACGCCGCGATCAAGTCCGGCATGCTCGCCGCCGAGGCCGCCTTCGAGGCCTTGGCCCAGGACCGCCAGCGCGACGCGCTCGAGGCCTATCCCGCTGCCTTCCAGTGCTCCTGGCTGCACGCCGAGCTGCACAAGACGCGCAACTTCAAGCCCTACATGAAGAAAGGCCTGGTCCTGGGTTCGCTGCTGTTCGGCATCGACCAGGTGCTGTTCAAGGGCAAGGTGCCGTGGACCCTGCACAACACGGCCGACCACGACAAGCTCAAGCCGGCGGCCGCGTGCGCGAAGATCGCCTACCCCAAGCCCGACGGCGTGCTCACCTTCGATCGGCTGTCGTCGGTGTTCCTGTCGAACACCAACCACGAGGAAGAACAGCCCTGCCACCTGCAGTTGAAAGACGCCTCGGTGCCGATCGCGATCAACCTGGCGAAATACGACGCCCCCGAGCAGCGCTACTGCCCGGCCGGGGTGTACGAGATCGTTCAGGCCGAGGCCGGCCCGCGCCTGCAGATCAACGCGCAGAACTGCGTGCACTGCAAGACCTGCGACATCAAGGACCCGACCCAGAACATCAACTGGGTCGTGCCGCAGGGCGGCGAAGGACCGATCTACCAGGGGATGTAG
- a CDS encoding SDR family oxidoreductase has protein sequence MERKEPVTRLCAGNISEERDVMNKVAFITGASRGIGREAAIAFARAGFDVAISARTLEEGESHAHALTHADGRPLAGSLASTAGAIREMGREAFAVRMDLLDEQSVRAAAAAVLARFGRVDVLVNNAIYQGSDLNLPFMSLGIDTLQRVFQGYVMAPVVLTQCLLPAMLAQGGGTVINVSSGAGESDPPVAAGKGGWGYAYGAGKAAVSRLSGVLAAEFGDQGILAYTINPGVVTTEALRATIGEKGVLAMRKGVAPPEVPAAVLCWLATSPEAPAFQRRTIQAQPFALEQGIVPDWRATIPASV, from the coding sequence ATGGAGCGCAAGGAGCCGGTCACTAGACTGTGCGCAGGGAATATTTCTGAAGAGAGGGACGTGATGAACAAGGTGGCCTTCATAACCGGTGCCAGCCGGGGGATCGGGCGTGAAGCGGCGATCGCCTTCGCGCGGGCGGGCTTCGACGTGGCGATCAGCGCGCGGACGCTGGAAGAGGGCGAATCACATGCGCATGCCCTGACCCATGCCGACGGGCGGCCCCTGGCCGGGAGCCTAGCCAGTACCGCGGGCGCCATAAGGGAAATGGGCCGCGAGGCCTTCGCCGTACGCATGGACCTGCTCGATGAACAATCGGTGCGGGCGGCGGCGGCGGCGGTGCTGGCGCGCTTCGGCCGGGTCGATGTGCTTGTCAATAACGCCATCTACCAGGGCAGCGACCTCAACCTGCCGTTCATGTCGCTAGGCATCGATACCCTCCAGCGCGTCTTCCAGGGCTATGTGATGGCGCCGGTGGTGCTGACGCAGTGCCTGCTGCCCGCGATGCTGGCGCAGGGCGGCGGCACGGTCATCAACGTCAGCTCGGGCGCGGGCGAGAGCGATCCGCCGGTCGCGGCGGGCAAGGGCGGCTGGGGCTACGCCTACGGCGCCGGCAAGGCGGCGGTGTCGCGCCTGTCGGGCGTGCTGGCGGCGGAGTTCGGCGATCAGGGCATCCTTGCCTACACCATCAATCCGGGCGTCGTCACCACCGAGGCCTTGCGCGCCACCATTGGCGAGAAGGGCGTGCTCGCCATGCGCAAGGGCGTGGCCCCGCCGGAGGTACCGGCGGCCGTGCTGTGCTGGCTGGCAACCTCGCCCGAGGCGCCGGCCTTTCAGCGCCGGACCATCCAGGCTCAGCCTTTCGCCCTCGAGCAAGGCATCGTGCCGGACTGGCGTGCGACGATCCCGGCCAGTGTCTGA
- a CDS encoding SDR family oxidoreductase, translating to MTVTVVTGSASGIGAAVCEQLKRAGHRVIGIDRQDADIVADLSTAAGRKAAVERALAACEGVLDGLVCCAGLGPTAPSSSVIVGVNYFGMTELVDGLAGALARGNKPSVVLIGSVASVHPGMDKLPMVAAMLAGDEAGALAQADAMAVPQAAYAGSKYAVAVYARKKAVELGPKGIRINVIAPGAVETPLLDASRADARYGEAIRKFVAPIGRNSAPDEIANVVSFLQSEQASFVHGTVVFVDGGMDAMSRSDRF from the coding sequence ATGACCGTCACCGTCGTCACCGGCTCCGCTTCGGGCATCGGCGCAGCCGTATGCGAGCAACTGAAACGCGCGGGTCATCGCGTCATCGGCATCGACCGGCAGGACGCCGACATCGTCGCCGACCTGTCCACCGCGGCCGGTCGCAAGGCGGCGGTCGAGCGCGCACTCGCGGCGTGCGAGGGCGTGCTCGATGGACTGGTTTGCTGTGCCGGACTGGGGCCGACCGCGCCTTCGAGCAGCGTGATCGTCGGTGTCAATTATTTTGGCATGACCGAACTGGTGGACGGCCTGGCGGGCGCGCTGGCGCGAGGGAACAAGCCGTCCGTGGTGCTGATCGGGTCGGTCGCCTCGGTGCACCCCGGTATGGACAAGCTGCCGATGGTGGCCGCGATGCTGGCCGGCGACGAGGCGGGGGCGCTGGCGCAGGCCGACGCGATGGCCGTCCCGCAGGCCGCTTACGCCGGCTCCAAGTACGCGGTCGCCGTGTACGCGCGCAAGAAGGCGGTCGAACTCGGGCCGAAGGGGATCCGCATCAACGTGATCGCGCCGGGTGCGGTCGAGACGCCGCTGCTGGACGCCTCGCGGGCCGATGCCCGCTATGGCGAGGCGATCCGCAAGTTCGTCGCGCCGATCGGGCGCAACAGCGCCCCTGACGAGATTGCGAACGTGGTGTCCTTCCTGCAGTCGGAGCAGGCCAGCTTCGTGCACGGCACGGTGGTCTTCGTCGATGGCGGCATGGACGCGATGAGCCGCAGCGACCGCTTCTGA
- a CDS encoding cache domain-containing protein has protein sequence MTQLKTLIVAMMLGGTVLTSPLQAADTPATATSAVTKASSEFARAQALLDRAEAHLQEKGDQAMASFSQAGEFVDGELYVYVIDTKGNFLASGGSSTTLIGRNVLDLTDSEGRHFIREILDGAKVKPNGRVEYRWNNPIRGGNEPKIATYRKVGERILVVGNYAPNASFELAKSLVWRAAHELKVGGEAAFARLGSLNGGFVQDDLYVFVIGVNDGVVHVHGGQPRQVGRKAADIVDVNGKRFLLEMIELARQKGEGEVRYVFRNPLTLKNENKRSYIVRVGDYLVGAGSYENAAR, from the coding sequence ATGACTCAGCTGAAGACCCTCATCGTCGCCATGATGCTCGGCGGCACCGTATTGACGAGCCCCCTCCAGGCCGCGGATACCCCTGCGACGGCGACCTCCGCAGTCACCAAGGCGAGCAGCGAGTTCGCGCGCGCGCAAGCGCTGCTCGACCGCGCCGAAGCCCACCTGCAGGAAAAGGGCGATCAGGCGATGGCCAGCTTCAGCCAGGCCGGCGAGTTCGTCGATGGCGAACTTTACGTCTATGTGATCGACACGAAGGGGAATTTTCTCGCCAGCGGCGGCAGCTCGACCACGCTGATCGGGCGCAATGTCCTCGACCTCACCGACTCGGAGGGACGCCACTTCATCCGCGAGATCCTCGACGGCGCCAAGGTGAAGCCGAACGGGCGTGTCGAGTATCGCTGGAACAACCCGATCAGGGGTGGCAACGAACCCAAGATCGCCACCTACCGTAAAGTGGGCGAGCGCATCCTGGTCGTCGGCAACTACGCCCCCAACGCCAGCTTTGAGCTGGCGAAATCGCTTGTGTGGCGCGCGGCGCACGAGCTGAAGGTCGGCGGCGAGGCAGCGTTTGCCCGCCTGGGCAGCCTGAATGGCGGCTTTGTTCAAGACGATCTCTACGTGTTCGTGATCGGCGTAAACGATGGGGTCGTGCACGTGCACGGCGGCCAGCCCCGCCAGGTCGGGCGCAAGGCGGCCGACATCGTGGATGTGAATGGCAAGCGCTTCCTGTTGGAAATGATCGAACTGGCCCGGCAGAAGGGCGAAGGCGAGGTTCGCTACGTATTCCGCAATCCGCTCACGCTCAAGAACGAGAACAAGCGCAGCTACATCGTGCGCGTGGGCGATTACCTCGTCGGTGCCGGCAGCTACGAAAACGCTGCACGCTGA
- a CDS encoding helix-turn-helix transcriptional regulator: MNKIELELDEYDRIVSALYDASLDSRRWGEALEMFRVLFQANYVTLILRSPDESNLGMMIAVGVEGGDKVTYLPYGHSMTPFVNQPVDKVFTVEDLMTESEWRRMPYYEHWCAPVDVFHVMGVDIATPDSGKLRFRITRSEAAPKFDALDRGRCEALLPHLRRALHIHNLLDRSESLGTLYSQAIGRLSVGTLVLDENGKVLEQNLIARELLAVNDGLKLVGGRLEASYPSDNRELQQLIRSAFARHSGDPLAVASAMSVSRPSGQVSLGVVVEPVPSQEWAEGKGQPSVVVYIRDATGKSLASTAAAKQLFNLTPAETALAMELANGLSLEEAAEALNIRRNTARAHLRSIFSKTGVRRQTELVRIMLNSVAALSRND, translated from the coding sequence TTGAACAAGATCGAACTGGAACTCGACGAATACGATCGCATCGTGTCGGCGCTTTACGATGCATCGCTCGACAGCCGGCGCTGGGGCGAGGCGCTGGAGATGTTCCGCGTCCTGTTCCAGGCGAACTACGTCACCCTGATCCTGCGCAGTCCGGACGAAAGCAACCTTGGCATGATGATCGCCGTCGGCGTGGAAGGCGGCGACAAGGTCACCTACCTGCCTTACGGGCATTCGATGACGCCCTTCGTCAATCAGCCGGTCGACAAGGTGTTTACCGTCGAGGACCTGATGACCGAGTCCGAGTGGCGGCGCATGCCCTATTACGAGCACTGGTGCGCGCCGGTCGACGTGTTCCACGTCATGGGCGTCGATATCGCGACCCCCGATTCGGGCAAGCTGCGCTTCCGCATCACGCGCAGCGAAGCGGCGCCGAAGTTCGACGCGCTGGATCGGGGGCGCTGCGAGGCGCTGCTGCCACATCTTCGCCGCGCACTGCACATCCACAATCTGCTCGATCGCAGCGAATCGCTCGGAACCCTTTATTCGCAGGCGATCGGCAGGCTGTCGGTCGGCACGCTCGTGCTCGACGAGAACGGCAAGGTGCTCGAGCAGAACCTCATCGCGCGCGAGCTGCTCGCGGTCAACGACGGTTTGAAACTGGTGGGCGGGCGGCTGGAAGCGTCCTACCCGAGCGATAACCGCGAGCTCCAGCAGCTTATTCGCAGCGCCTTCGCGCGCCACTCTGGCGATCCGCTGGCGGTGGCGTCGGCGATGTCGGTGTCGCGGCCATCCGGCCAGGTGAGCCTCGGCGTGGTGGTCGAGCCCGTTCCCTCGCAAGAGTGGGCGGAGGGCAAGGGGCAGCCGTCGGTGGTGGTCTACATCCGCGATGCAACCGGCAAATCGCTGGCGAGCACGGCTGCGGCGAAGCAGCTTTTCAACCTCACGCCCGCCGAGACGGCGCTGGCGATGGAGCTGGCCAACGGCCTGTCTCTGGAAGAAGCTGCGGAAGCGCTGAACATCCGGCGCAACACCGCGCGTGCCCATTTGCGCTCCATCTTCTCCAAGACCGGGGTCCGCCGCCAGACGGAACTGGTCCGCATCATGCTCAACAGCGTCGCGGCGCTGAGCCGGAACGACTGA
- a CDS encoding FAD-binding protein, with protein MKTLVIAEHDNERLATATLNAVTAAARFGGEIDVLVAGHGCEAVVAQAQAVGGVTRVLKVDAVHYAEPLAENLAILVQRLAGEGGYRAVLAGASSFGKNLGPRVAALLDVAAVSDVVAIEAPGRYLRPIYAGNVMVAVESDQTLDVLTVRTTAFDAAGAGGGAAVETIAAGPDLGLSRVVGRELSKSERPELGAAAIVVSGGRGLGSGDNYRRVLEPLADSLGAALGASRAAVDAGYVPNDYQVGQTGKIVAPGLYVAVGISGAIQHLAGMKDSRVIVAINKDPDAPIFQVADYGLVADLFEAVPALTASLAAT; from the coding sequence ATGAAGACACTGGTCATTGCAGAACACGACAACGAGCGCCTGGCGACGGCAACGCTCAATGCGGTCACCGCCGCGGCGCGTTTCGGCGGCGAGATCGACGTGCTGGTCGCCGGCCATGGCTGCGAAGCCGTCGTGGCGCAGGCGCAGGCCGTCGGCGGGGTGACTCGCGTGCTGAAGGTGGATGCCGTGCATTACGCCGAGCCGCTGGCCGAGAATCTCGCGATTCTGGTGCAGCGGCTGGCAGGCGAGGGCGGCTATCGGGCCGTGCTTGCCGGCGCTTCCAGTTTCGGCAAGAATCTCGGCCCCCGCGTGGCTGCGCTGCTCGACGTGGCGGCCGTTTCGGACGTGGTCGCGATCGAGGCGCCCGGGCGCTATCTGCGCCCGATCTACGCGGGCAACGTGATGGTTGCGGTGGAGTCGGACCAGACACTCGACGTGCTCACCGTGCGTACGACGGCCTTCGATGCTGCGGGCGCCGGTGGCGGCGCGGCGGTGGAGACCATCGCCGCCGGCCCGGATCTGGGCCTGTCGCGGGTCGTCGGTCGCGAACTCAGCAAGTCCGAGCGCCCGGAACTCGGCGCTGCGGCGATCGTCGTATCTGGTGGCCGCGGATTGGGCAGCGGCGACAATTACCGCCGGGTGCTCGAGCCGCTGGCCGACAGCCTTGGCGCCGCCCTGGGCGCATCGCGTGCGGCGGTCGATGCCGGGTACGTGCCCAACGACTATCAGGTGGGCCAGACCGGAAAGATCGTCGCCCCGGGACTCTATGTCGCGGTCGGGATTTCCGGCGCCATCCAGCACCTGGCGGGCATGAAGGATTCCAGGGTGATCGTGGCGATCAACAAGGATCCCGATGCGCCGATCTTTCAGGTGGCCGATTACGGTCTGGTGGCTGACCTTTTCGAGGCGGTACCGGCGCTGACGGCGAGTCTTGCCGCAACCTGA
- a CDS encoding electron transfer flavoprotein subunit beta/FixA family protein — protein sequence MKILVPVKRVVDYNVKVRVKSDQSGVELAGVKMSINPFDEIAVEEAVRLKEAGVATEVVAVSCGSTACQETLRSALAMGADRAILVETDAELQPLAVAKLLKAVADREQPQIVICGKQAIDDDANQTGQMLAALMGWPQATFASKVAVGEGVAAVTREVDGGLETVELKLPAVVTADLRLNEPRYATLPNIMKAKKKPLDVLPAAETGVDIALRLRHVRHAEPAARKGGVKVADVAELVNKLRNEAKVI from the coding sequence TTGAAGATTCTTGTCCCGGTGAAGCGGGTCGTCGATTACAACGTGAAGGTGCGGGTCAAGTCCGACCAGAGCGGGGTCGAGCTGGCCGGCGTGAAGATGTCGATCAACCCCTTCGACGAGATCGCCGTCGAGGAAGCGGTGCGCCTCAAGGAAGCTGGCGTGGCCACCGAGGTGGTCGCGGTGAGTTGCGGCAGCACCGCCTGCCAGGAGACCCTGCGCAGCGCGTTGGCGATGGGCGCAGACCGCGCCATCCTGGTCGAGACGGATGCCGAGCTGCAGCCGCTGGCGGTGGCCAAGCTGCTGAAGGCGGTCGCCGATCGCGAGCAGCCGCAGATCGTGATCTGCGGCAAGCAGGCGATCGACGACGACGCCAACCAGACCGGCCAGATGCTCGCTGCCCTGATGGGCTGGCCGCAGGCGACCTTCGCCTCCAAGGTGGCGGTGGGCGAGGGCGTGGCTGCCGTGACACGCGAGGTCGACGGCGGCCTGGAGACGGTCGAGCTGAAGCTGCCGGCGGTGGTCACCGCAGACCTTCGTTTGAACGAGCCGCGCTACGCCACCCTGCCGAACATCATGAAGGCGAAGAAGAAGCCGCTGGATGTGCTTCCGGCCGCGGAGACGGGCGTCGACATCGCGCTGCGGCTGCGCCATGTGCGTCATGCCGAGCCGGCCGCGCGCAAGGGAGGGGTGAAGGTGGCCGACGTGGCCGAGCTGGTGAACAAGCTTCGCAACGAAGCGAAGGTGATCTGA
- a CDS encoding MaoC/PaaZ C-terminal domain-containing protein encodes MIYWEDVILDEPRESSERYLLTAENIKGFAAEWDPFPPHVDEAAAAKSPIGQLFAAGVHLLSVTIRLSHSIPTDETASIAGRGWEKLRFHRPGVAGDELRARVTHVERSPGSRPERGVLVSRFELLNQRDELLISFDAHVVMLRREPLAV; translated from the coding sequence ATGATCTACTGGGAAGACGTCATTCTCGACGAACCGCGCGAATCGTCCGAGCGCTACCTGCTCACCGCCGAGAACATCAAGGGCTTTGCTGCCGAGTGGGACCCGTTCCCGCCGCACGTGGACGAAGCCGCAGCGGCGAAATCGCCGATCGGCCAGCTGTTCGCGGCCGGTGTGCATTTGCTCTCGGTAACGATCCGCCTGAGCCACAGCATTCCCACCGATGAGACCGCCTCTATCGCCGGTCGCGGCTGGGAAAAGCTGCGCTTTCACCGGCCGGGCGTCGCGGGCGACGAGCTGCGCGCCCGCGTCACCCATGTCGAGCGCAGTCCGGGCAGCCGCCCCGAGCGCGGCGTGCTGGTTTCGCGCTTCGAACTGCTCAACCAGCGCGATGAGCTGCTGATCAGCTTCGATGCGCATGTCGTGATGCTGCGCCGCGAGCCGCTCGCGGTCTGA
- a CDS encoding alkene reductase yields the protein MAALPNLFSPVRMGELELANRIVMAPMTRNRADAQGVPGELMVEYYAQRGEAGLIVAEGAWPSATGQAYCRQPGIATAAQVAGWRKVTDAVHARGGLIVLQIMHAGRIGSHHIKGEGVATVAPSAIRAAGEVFTDSAGMQPYDLPHALSTEEVRAVVAEHAQAAIKAREAGFDGVELHCTSGYLPMQFMCSGTNQRTDEYGGSVANRVRFAAECLQAMAAAIGAGRVGLRFRVGNSYNDIKDADTVATHAELLRQVKDMGLAYAHVMRAEAPEIDAFALARDGFDGKLILNDSFDGVSADAAIASGLGAAVSFARDFIGNPDLVRRLRDGLPLARFDRKTLYTPGVEGYTDYPTAEGVSA from the coding sequence ATGGCAGCACTTCCGAATCTCTTCAGTCCGGTGCGGATGGGCGAGCTCGAACTCGCCAACCGTATCGTGATGGCACCGATGACGCGCAACCGCGCGGACGCGCAGGGCGTGCCCGGTGAGCTGATGGTCGAATACTACGCTCAGCGCGGCGAGGCCGGCCTGATCGTTGCCGAGGGCGCATGGCCGAGCGCCACCGGCCAGGCCTATTGCCGCCAGCCGGGCATCGCCACCGCGGCGCAGGTCGCCGGATGGCGCAAGGTGACGGACGCCGTGCATGCGCGCGGCGGGCTCATCGTGTTGCAGATCATGCACGCCGGCCGCATCGGCAGTCACCACATCAAGGGCGAGGGGGTCGCCACCGTCGCGCCGTCGGCGATCCGTGCCGCGGGGGAGGTCTTCACCGACAGCGCCGGCATGCAGCCCTATGACCTGCCGCACGCGCTCTCCACCGAAGAGGTGCGCGCCGTGGTGGCGGAACATGCGCAGGCGGCGATCAAGGCCCGCGAGGCCGGCTTCGACGGTGTCGAGCTGCACTGCACCAGCGGCTACCTGCCGATGCAGTTCATGTGCTCGGGGACCAACCAGCGCACCGACGAGTATGGCGGCAGCGTCGCAAATCGCGTGCGCTTCGCGGCGGAGTGCCTGCAGGCGATGGCCGCTGCGATCGGCGCCGGGCGTGTCGGCCTGCGTTTCCGCGTCGGCAACAGCTACAACGACATCAAGGACGCGGACACGGTCGCCACCCACGCCGAGTTGCTGCGCCAGGTGAAGGACATGGGCCTGGCCTACGCGCACGTGATGCGTGCCGAGGCGCCGGAGATCGATGCGTTTGCGCTCGCCCGTGATGGCTTCGACGGCAAACTGATCCTGAACGACAGCTTTGACGGGGTTTCTGCGGATGCCGCGATTGCGTCTGGTCTGGGCGCGGCGGTGTCCTTTGCCCGCGACTTCATCGGCAACCCCGATCTGGTGCGCCGTTTGCGGGACGGCTTGCCGCTCGCCCGCTTCGACCGCAAAACCTTGTACACGCCGGGCGTCGAGGGCTACACCGATTACCCCACCGCCGAGGGGGTGAGCGCATGA
- a CDS encoding SDR family NAD(P)-dependent oxidoreductase — translation MAGRMQGKVAFVTGGGSGIGAATAQRLAQEGATVVVCGRRREPLDEVVAGIVAAGGKAEAAVADVSDEAGFTAALEAASQRHGRLDVLVNNAMAYTWGSIEEMSTADWHANFATSVDGTFWGTRAAMRLMKGKGGAIVNVSSICGQLGTPWMAGYSAAKAAIDNFSRAAAAEGAPHGIRVNVVIPAVVETPATAGMLADEASRKNTEKLIPMGRVGQPEELANAILFLASDEASYITGASLPVDGGRSSVLVTAL, via the coding sequence ATGGCAGGTCGTATGCAGGGCAAGGTGGCGTTCGTGACGGGCGGGGGCAGCGGGATTGGCGCAGCGACTGCGCAGCGTCTGGCGCAGGAAGGCGCGACCGTGGTGGTGTGCGGTCGGCGGCGCGAACCGCTGGACGAGGTTGTCGCTGGCATCGTCGCCGCTGGCGGCAAGGCCGAGGCGGCAGTGGCCGACGTCAGCGACGAGGCGGGCTTCACCGCCGCGCTCGAGGCGGCGTCCCAGCGCCACGGCCGGCTGGACGTGCTGGTGAACAACGCCATGGCCTATACCTGGGGCAGCATCGAGGAGATGAGCACCGCCGACTGGCATGCCAACTTCGCGACCTCGGTGGATGGCACCTTCTGGGGCACGCGTGCCGCGATGCGGCTGATGAAGGGCAAGGGCGGCGCGATCGTCAATGTGTCCTCGATCTGCGGCCAGCTCGGCACGCCGTGGATGGCGGGCTATTCGGCGGCCAAGGCGGCCATCGACAACTTCTCGCGCGCCGCGGCGGCCGAAGGCGCGCCGCACGGCATCCGCGTCAATGTGGTGATCCCGGCCGTGGTGGAAACCCCGGCGACCGCCGGCATGCTGGCCGACGAGGCTTCGCGCAAGAACACCGAGAAGCTGATCCCGATGGGCCGCGTGGGCCAGCCGGAAGAGCTCGCCAACGCGATCCTGTTCCTCGCCAGCGACGAGGCGTCCTACATCACCGGGGCCAGCCTGCCGGTCGACGGTGGCCGCTCTTCGGTGCTGGTCACCGCGCTGTGA